The genome window GAATGGCAACGGCTGTGTGCCATCCACGTCGGTGAAGCCGTATTCCTTTGCGAGATCGCCGACGCAGAGCGCTTTGCCAGTGTGGCGTAATACATTGCGATCGGCGGCGAGTGCGGTCACAGCGCGTCCCACGTATTCCGTTGTCTCAGTCGGAAACCCCGCGAGTTCTGCATGACTTGGGTCCTCTGCGAAAACTTTTAGGACGCGTTCCGTGCGCATGAATCCCGGTGATAAGGCTATGGCTGTGATGCTGTGTGGTTTTAGTTCCGTGGCCATGGAGAAGGCCATGCGGTTCATTGCGCTCTTGGCGAGATCGTAGAAAAATTGTCCGGTGTATTTATCGCGGTCCCAGAAGGAGATGTTCACGATCAATCCATTTTGATGCGGCAACATCCAAGGCACGACAGCGGCGCTCGCGAGCAAGTAAGTCTTCACCCCTAGTTCGAACATGTTCTTCCAGTGTTCCTTGGATTGCTCCCAAAACGGCTTGAGATCAATGGGGAGTTCATTGCCTGCCCAAGCGCAATTCACCAGCAGATCGATGTGGCCGCCCTCGGCGCCGATGCGGTTGATGGCGGCTTCGAGCTGCCATTGATCGGAGCAATCGCACTTAAGTGCAATGCCTTTACCACCACGCGCGGTCACGGCTTCGGCAGTGTCTTCGATGGTGCCGGGAATATCATCTTGGCGTGGATGATGACGACTTGTGCGGGCGAGAACGTAAACCGTTGCACCCGCAGAGCCGAGGGTTAACGCGATACCTTTCCCGGCACCGCGGCTGGCACCGGTCACGATGGCGATATGGCCTTTCAATGGGCGCGTGGTATCCGGCAGAGGATCGTGCTGCGAGCGTATATCTCGTTGCTCAGCGGGGGCGGTGTGAATAGTGTCCGTTATCATGCAGACACTATGGCAGAGGAGACTGACAACCTTATGTCAGGATGGTTTTCGATGATGCGCCAGAGTCTGCTCCGCCAATGTAACCAGCTTCTGCTGCATCTCCGGCGGGTCGATGATGCGGGCATTCGTACCGAAGGAAAGCAACCAGCCACCCATCCAATCAAGTGAGCCGGTGGATAGCGCGAGGATGACACCATCTTTCACGGGTTTCTCGCTCTTCACGCCCCAAGACCATTCGCGACGCGCGCGTTCCGCAGAGAGCGGTTGGAAATGAACAGTCACGGTAATGCTCGTTGTTTCCTTCTGCCATAATTCGTGAAGCTTCTCGTAAGTGACATCTTCGCGCGGAGGAAACGTCTCTTTCAAAACGGTGAAACTTTGGATGCGGTCCGTGCGGAAATCGCGGGCTTCATTACGCAAGCGGCACCAGGCGATGAGATGCCAGCGGTCGAGATAATACAGCAGGAAGACTGGTTCGATATCGCGCTTCTTGGCTTGCTCATCCTTGACGCCTTTGTAGGCGATCTGGATCACGCGGCGTTGTGCGAGTGCCTGTTGGAGTTCGATGAGGTTCGCGTCATCTGGTGCCTTACTGCGCGGGAAGGAGATGCTGCGCTCGACGTTCTCCAGATGCCGTTGCTGCTCGGATGGCAAGACCGCGCGGATTTTCATCAGAGCGGATTGCATGGGGGCCCGTAGAGAGGCATCAGTAAGTTGATTCACGAGCACGCTGCCGGTGGCGATGGCACCGGCTTCTTGTGCGGTGAACATGACGGGCGGCAGATGATAACCGCGCACGAGGCTGTAACCGACGCCTGCCTCCGCCATGATGGGAACCCCGACTTCACTCAAGGCAGCCAAATCGCGATAAACGGTGCGCACGCTGATCTCGAAATGCGCGGCCATATCCTCCGCACGGACGACACGGCGTCCTTGGAGGAAGAGGATCATGCCCAGCAATCTATCCACGCGATTCATGCGCGGATTTCAGGGCAGAAGGGGAAGGGCGTCAATCTTGGAGCGCGAGTCTTTGATTCTCACTCCGTATCCATATCTAACGGGCGTTTCAGTCTCATGATGACACGGAGGCCGCCACTCTTGCGATTGCGTGCAGAGACGGAACCACCGCACGATTCGATGCAGGTCTTCACGATGGTGAGGCCTAGGCCTACACCCCCAGTTTCGCGATTGCGGGAAACATCTACACGGAAGAAGGGGTCGAAAAGTTTGGTCACATCTTCTGCGGGGACACCGGGACCGTGATCAGAGACGATGATCTCCACCTCGGAATCCACAGTGCGTGCAGCGATCTGGATGGGACCGCCTTTCGATGCGTAGCGGATGGCGTTGCGTACGACGTTGCCGATAGCACGGATGAGCAAGTCCTTCTCACCCATCACTTGCATGTTCTCAGGAACATTGATCTCTACTTCGGCCATGTCCTTAGCTTCCCGGGCGACGACCTTTTGTGCTATATCCAGCACGGATACCGGTTTGAGTTTGAGTGCGGCTGGGCGCAATCCTGCTTTGGAAAAGGAGAGCAGCTCGTTCACCAGGGCAGACATGTGCTGCAATTCCTCACGCACATCCTCCACATAAGGTTTCTGTTTCTCATCCGCACGCTGTTCGAGGATGCCCAGGGCGAGCTGCATGCGGGCGATAGGAGCGCAGAGTTCGTGCGCGGTATCACCGAGAAAGCGTTTCTGGCCGTGGACGAATCCAGCAAGGCGGCCGGACATACGGTTAATGGCATCGCTGAGGCGACCGATCTCATCGCGGCGTTTCGTATCCACCTGCACTTCGAACTGACCTTCGGCGATCTGCTCGGCGGCTTTGGTCACGCGCGAGACGGAGCCGGTCATGCTGCGCACAAGAGGCAACCAGAATAGAGCAGAGACGAACACGATGCTGCTCGCGCCAAAGATCCACGGTTTATAATCAAAGAAGATACCGCCAGCGCTGAAGGTTTCTGAGCGCATGAAAATGACGCCGGGTGCACCGCCGTCATTGTCGGTGCTCACAAAACGCGTTTGCAATCCCACCCAGTAAAATTCAGGTCCGGTAGTGCGCATCATGAAGCGCTGATGAATGGGGTAGGGGCCGCTCGGTGGACCTGGACGCATATCACGCATGGGGCCTCCTTGTGGCGGGCCATCCTGTCCGCCGGAGTTGTCCTGGCTGTCTTCATTGAACTGACGGCGTGGTGGGCCGCCGCCACCACCTGGACCGCGCATGCCGCGGCCTGGCCCTTTCGGCAGGCGACGGCGCAGTTCATCGGGCAGGTCGTTTACCGGACCGTAAGGCTCCTGCGATCCCTCCAATACCACACAAAACACGACACCGTGCTTTTCACTGCGTTTTTCGAGGATCTCGCTCCATTCGTTTTTGGTGGCCTCGGTCAATTCGCTGATGACTTCACGTGCCAAAGGTTCGGCGCGCTGGGTGACATAGCCGGAGATGAAAGAGTCCAAACCGCTCCGCACTTGTGCACGCAAGATAATCGAGCCGATCACGACCAGAACAATGATGTTCAGGAAGAACCAGGTGAGGATCTTGGCGTAAAGTGGGAAGCGGGGCTTCATGGGAAATGTCTAATGACGAAGCACGAATGACGAAGGAATGAGCGAAATCCCAGTGATTAGATTGTTCGCCGGAATTTGGGCTTTGAAATTGTGGAGTTCCTTCGTCATTCGGATTTGGGCATTCGTCATTGTTCTTCAGGGCTCATCATCATGTAACCTGCCGCGCGTACGGTGCGGATGTAGCGCGGCTCTTTCGCATCATCACCGAGTTTGCGGCGCAGGGCGGAGATGTGCACATCGATGGAGCGGTCGAAGACTTCGTAGTTGCGATCGCGGATCTCATCGAGCAATGCCTCGCGGGTTTTCACACGGCCCTTTGCGCGGGCGAGGCAGTAGAGCAGATCGAACTCCACAGGAGTAAGCACGAGCGGTTGATCCCCCATCGCGGCATGACGGCTGTTCGGGTTCACGCGCAGAGGACCTACGACGGCTTCGGGTTCGATCTCGGTGTGCGATTCACTCGTCACTTGGGAGCGACGCATCACCGCACGGATGCGGGCGAGCAGTTCGCGGGTG of Verrucomicrobiia bacterium contains these proteins:
- a CDS encoding SDR family NAD(P)-dependent oxidoreductase; this translates as MITDTIHTAPAEQRDIRSQHDPLPDTTRPLKGHIAIVTGASRGAGKGIALTLGSAGATVYVLARTSRHHPRQDDIPGTIEDTAEAVTARGGKGIALKCDCSDQWQLEAAINRIGAEGGHIDLLVNCAWAGNELPIDLKPFWEQSKEHWKNMFELGVKTYLLASAAVVPWMLPHQNGLIVNISFWDRDKYTGQFFYDLAKSAMNRMAFSMATELKPHSITAIALSPGFMRTERVLKVFAEDPSHAELAGFPTETTEYVGRAVTALAADRNVLRHTGKALCVGDLAKEYGFTDVDGTQPLPFRMPD
- a CDS encoding YafY family protein — translated: MNRVDRLLGMILFLQGRRVVRAEDMAAHFEISVRTVYRDLAALSEVGVPIMAEAGVGYSLVRGYHLPPVMFTAQEAGAIATGSVLVNQLTDASLRAPMQSALMKIRAVLPSEQQRHLENVERSISFPRSKAPDDANLIELQQALAQRRVIQIAYKGVKDEQAKKRDIEPVFLLYYLDRWHLIAWCRLRNEARDFRTDRIQSFTVLKETFPPREDVTYEKLHELWQKETTSITVTVHFQPLSAERARREWSWGVKSEKPVKDGVILALSTGSLDWMGGWLLSFGTNARIIDPPEMQQKLVTLAEQTLAHHRKPS
- a CDS encoding HAMP domain-containing sensor histidine kinase, with amino-acid sequence MKPRFPLYAKILTWFFLNIIVLVVIGSIILRAQVRSGLDSFISGYVTQRAEPLAREVISELTEATKNEWSEILEKRSEKHGVVFCVVLEGSQEPYGPVNDLPDELRRRLPKGPGRGMRGPGGGGGPPRRQFNEDSQDNSGGQDGPPQGGPMRDMRPGPPSGPYPIHQRFMMRTTGPEFYWVGLQTRFVSTDNDGGAPGVIFMRSETFSAGGIFFDYKPWIFGASSIVFVSALFWLPLVRSMTGSVSRVTKAAEQIAEGQFEVQVDTKRRDEIGRLSDAINRMSGRLAGFVHGQKRFLGDTAHELCAPIARMQLALGILEQRADEKQKPYVEDVREELQHMSALVNELLSFSKAGLRPAALKLKPVSVLDIAQKVVAREAKDMAEVEINVPENMQVMGEKDLLIRAIGNVVRNAIRYASKGGPIQIAARTVDSEVEIIVSDHGPGVPAEDVTKLFDPFFRVDVSRNRETGGVGLGLTIVKTCIESCGGSVSARNRKSGGLRVIMRLKRPLDMDTE
- a CDS encoding response regulator transcription factor; this encodes MAMPTTNQSADKASGTIRLLIIDDDKKLARLIGDYLTPLGYEVEAVHTGPEGVEKATSAKWNAVLLDVMLPGMDGFEVLKRIRAKSTVPILMLTARGEEADRIVGLEIGADDYLPKTFSTRELLARIRAVMRRSQVTSESHTEIEPEAVVGPLRVNPNSRHAAMGDQPLVLTPVEFDLLYCLARAKGRVKTREALLDEIRDRNYEVFDRSIDVHISALRRKLGDDAKEPRYIRTVRAAGYMMMSPEEQ